One window of the Sporichthyaceae bacterium genome contains the following:
- a CDS encoding DUF5941 domain-containing protein, with the protein MRTDNSAPGRPNPTALVVVVDAAAADGGPAALLEVAPGATALEQLLATVAEFGVHPTVVLTRNAWHDQVSRLLPAAIPVVGYSDVGAALGQLAVHLDGLDEPVLLAHGDVVLHGGAVGDLAADPRLGTAVLSHRHGPANLRVTAGAVRGAGSAEHALPDADRAHAGLMRIDPADRTALVLAARDLSGIATVSGWVADPIELLTLGALQRGVEVREVVVGEYVFGRPVDPGAAWALGRALTENDEHRIRLRRVARPDDGFYSTFVVRKLSPKVTDLAVRRGWTPNQITLGALGIALLAASFFALGNRVGLVVGALLLQVSLVVDCVDGETARYTRTFSALGAWLDATTDRVKEFTVYAALAYGSARCGREVWGLACATLALQVFRNFVDFGFVATLGQRDGSGTDSAAAALGRGAVSLSARTSATAALKWTKRMVFLPIGERWLLISVFAAFSGAHAVFLVLLTLGGVSACYATAGRVLRTVAAGPVSLDPAVSGRDGELDQMIDASPQGRALAGRLPRLPAEVALGAALVAGLVTAALASTGHGWLVALGLSAVVLLAAPAWREPPTGRFGWLMPGVVRGLEYGLVVRVVAALDHPALPAAFALLCVVTYHHYDTVYRWRHTRQGPRAWVFRVGLGWDGRLFVLGLVLLGTRRLGPLLGIGAVVLAVAFLVESAGAWTTWVRAQREPVTRSA; encoded by the coding sequence GTGCGCACTGATAATTCCGCCCCCGGTCGCCCGAATCCCACCGCCCTGGTGGTGGTCGTGGACGCGGCCGCGGCCGACGGCGGCCCTGCGGCGCTCCTGGAGGTGGCCCCGGGGGCGACGGCGCTCGAGCAACTGCTGGCGACCGTCGCCGAGTTCGGCGTCCACCCGACCGTGGTGCTCACCCGCAACGCCTGGCACGACCAGGTGAGCCGGCTGCTGCCCGCCGCGATCCCGGTGGTCGGCTATTCCGACGTCGGCGCCGCCCTCGGGCAGCTCGCCGTTCATCTCGACGGGCTCGACGAGCCGGTCCTGCTGGCCCACGGCGACGTGGTCCTTCACGGCGGTGCGGTCGGCGACCTGGCGGCCGACCCTCGGCTGGGCACCGCGGTGCTGTCCCACCGGCACGGCCCGGCGAACCTGCGGGTGACTGCCGGGGCGGTGCGCGGCGCGGGCTCGGCCGAGCACGCGCTGCCCGACGCCGACCGGGCCCATGCCGGGCTGATGCGAATCGACCCGGCCGACCGCACGGCGCTGGTGCTCGCGGCCCGGGACCTGTCCGGGATCGCCACCGTCTCCGGCTGGGTCGCCGACCCGATCGAGCTGCTCACCCTCGGGGCGCTGCAACGCGGCGTCGAGGTCCGCGAAGTCGTCGTCGGCGAGTACGTGTTCGGGCGCCCCGTCGACCCGGGCGCGGCCTGGGCGCTCGGGCGCGCGCTGACCGAGAACGACGAGCACCGCATCCGGCTGCGGCGGGTGGCCCGGCCCGACGACGGCTTCTACTCCACGTTCGTGGTCCGCAAGCTCTCGCCGAAGGTCACCGATCTGGCGGTGCGACGGGGCTGGACGCCGAATCAGATAACGCTCGGGGCGCTGGGGATCGCGCTGCTCGCGGCGTCTTTCTTCGCGCTCGGCAACCGGGTCGGCCTGGTCGTCGGCGCGCTGCTGCTGCAGGTGTCGTTGGTGGTCGACTGCGTCGACGGCGAGACCGCCCGCTACACCCGGACGTTCAGCGCGCTCGGTGCCTGGCTGGACGCCACGACCGACCGCGTCAAGGAGTTCACGGTCTACGCCGCGCTGGCCTACGGGTCGGCCCGCTGCGGGCGCGAAGTGTGGGGCCTCGCGTGCGCGACGCTGGCCCTGCAGGTGTTCCGCAACTTCGTCGACTTCGGCTTCGTGGCGACCCTGGGACAGCGGGACGGGTCCGGCACCGACTCGGCCGCGGCCGCGTTGGGCCGCGGCGCGGTCTCGCTGTCGGCCCGGACCAGCGCGACCGCGGCGCTGAAGTGGACCAAGCGGATGGTGTTCCTGCCGATCGGGGAGCGCTGGCTGCTGATCTCGGTCTTCGCGGCCTTCTCCGGGGCCCACGCGGTGTTCCTGGTGCTGCTTACCCTCGGGGGCGTCTCGGCCTGCTACGCCACCGCCGGGCGGGTGCTGCGCACCGTGGCGGCCGGTCCGGTGAGCCTGGACCCGGCGGTGTCCGGGCGCGACGGCGAACTGGACCAGATGATCGACGCGAGCCCGCAGGGCCGGGCCCTGGCCGGGCGCCTGCCGCGGCTTCCGGCCGAGGTGGCGCTCGGTGCCGCCCTGGTCGCCGGGCTCGTGACGGCGGCGCTGGCCTCGACCGGGCACGGCTGGCTGGTCGCGCTGGGGCTGTCCGCGGTGGTGCTGCTGGCCGCCCCGGCCTGGCGCGAGCCGCCGACGGGCCGCTTCGGCTGGCTGATGCCCGGGGTCGTCCGGGGGCTGGAGTACGGGCTGGTGGTGCGCGTCGTGGCGGCCCTGGACCACCCGGCGCTGCCGGCGGCGTTCGCGCTGCTGTGCGTGGTGACCTACCACCACTACGACACCGTCTACCGGTGGCGGCACACCCGCCAGGGGCCCCGGGCCTGGGTGTTCCGGGTGGGGCTCGGCTGGGACGGGCGCCTGTTCGTCCTCGGCCTGGTGCTGCTGGGCACCCGTCGGCTGGGGCCGTTGCTGGGGATCGGCGCGGTCGTGCTCGCGGTTGCGTTCCTGGTCGAGAGCGCGGGGGCGTGGACCACCTGGGTCCGGGCGCAAAGGGAGCCCGTCACCCGTTCGGCCTAA
- a CDS encoding ABC transporter ATP-binding protein, with product MSRPVIVADGLGIRFHANRRRKLRAREFLTRGKSGVGQDDQFWALRDVSFTIYAGESIGVVGGNGHGKSTLLRLIAGVMIPDEGRVDVYGSVAPMIEVTGGFENDLTVRDNIWLAAGLKGLSKKQIAERFDEIVEWAEIGHRLDTPFRHLSSGMKAKVGFSVITTVDRPIVLVDEVLAVGDRAFQRKCFVRVEELLGQGRTVVLVSHNPEHVERFCKRGLYLRDGRLIGDGPVAEILTRYADDADRLAEDDKSALSARRVAQARRAREAAAEAGDPDEDVASGAPRRGPR from the coding sequence ATGTCGCGGCCGGTGATCGTCGCGGACGGCCTCGGCATCCGGTTCCACGCCAACCGCCGGCGCAAGCTGCGGGCCCGGGAGTTCCTGACCCGTGGTAAATCCGGTGTCGGTCAGGACGACCAGTTCTGGGCGCTGCGTGATGTCTCGTTCACGATCTACGCGGGCGAGTCGATCGGGGTCGTCGGCGGCAACGGCCACGGCAAATCCACGTTGCTGCGCCTGATCGCGGGCGTGATGATCCCGGACGAAGGTCGGGTCGACGTGTACGGCTCGGTGGCGCCGATGATCGAGGTGACCGGCGGGTTCGAGAACGACCTGACCGTGCGCGACAACATCTGGCTGGCCGCCGGGCTCAAAGGCCTGTCGAAGAAGCAGATCGCCGAACGGTTCGACGAAATCGTCGAGTGGGCCGAGATCGGCCACCGGTTGGACACCCCGTTCCGCCACCTGTCCAGCGGCATGAAGGCCAAGGTCGGGTTCTCGGTGATCACCACGGTGGACCGGCCGATCGTGCTGGTCGACGAGGTGCTCGCGGTCGGCGATCGGGCTTTCCAACGCAAGTGCTTCGTCCGGGTCGAGGAACTGCTCGGACAGGGCCGGACGGTCGTGCTGGTCTCGCACAACCCGGAGCACGTCGAGCGGTTCTGCAAGCGCGGGCTCTACCTGCGCGACGGCCGACTGATCGGCGACGGCCCGGTCGCCGAGATCCTCACCCGGTACGCCGACGACGCGGACCGGTTGGCCGAGGACGACAAGTCCGCCCTCTCGGCCCGACGGGTCGCCCAGGCCCGCCGGGCCCGCGAGGCGGCCGCCGAGGCCGGCGACCCCGACGAGGACGTGGCCAGCGGCGCGCCGCGGCGCGGTCCGCGGTAA
- a CDS encoding NTP transferase domain-containing protein → MPPAVDQAPLQVVILAAGFGSRLGKPFPKPLTPLVSGRTILGRQLDCVRSALGEGTSVIVVVGFKLELIMEAAPEVLFAYNERYDQTNTCKSLLRALRLTGPGGVLWLNGDVVFDPAILSAVRPHLAAGQSFVCVNTAAVGDEEIKYTVDAAGMIRELSKTVQGGLGEAIGINHVSAGDKELLCKQLESCADEDYFERGIETAVAAGLRMLPVDISAWAAVEVDFAADLDRANEVAGGS, encoded by the coding sequence ATGCCTCCCGCAGTTGATCAAGCCCCGCTGCAGGTCGTGATCCTGGCGGCGGGTTTCGGCTCCCGCCTCGGCAAGCCGTTCCCGAAGCCGTTGACGCCGCTGGTCAGCGGCCGCACGATCCTGGGCCGCCAGCTCGACTGCGTGCGCTCGGCGCTCGGCGAGGGCACCTCGGTGATCGTCGTGGTCGGCTTCAAGCTCGAGCTGATCATGGAGGCCGCGCCCGAGGTGCTGTTCGCCTACAACGAGCGCTACGACCAGACCAACACGTGCAAGAGCCTGCTCCGGGCGCTGCGGCTGACCGGCCCCGGCGGCGTGCTGTGGCTGAACGGCGACGTCGTCTTCGACCCGGCGATCCTCTCCGCGGTACGCCCGCACCTGGCCGCGGGCCAGTCGTTCGTGTGCGTGAACACGGCCGCGGTCGGCGACGAGGAGATCAAGTACACCGTCGACGCGGCGGGCATGATCCGCGAGCTGTCCAAAACGGTGCAGGGCGGGCTCGGCGAGGCGATCGGGATCAACCACGTGTCGGCCGGGGACAAGGAACTGCTCTGCAAGCAACTCGAGTCCTGTGCCGACGAGGACTACTTCGAGCGCGGGATCGAGACCGCCGTCGCGGCCGGGTTGCGCATGCTCCCGGTGGACATCTCGGCGTGGGCGGCGGTCGAGGTCGACTTCGCCGCGGACCTGGACCGCGCCAACGAGGTGGCCGGCGGCTCCTGA
- a CDS encoding NTP transferase domain-containing protein, whose amino-acid sequence MSPVDGSALSVVILAAGAGRRLGRPFPKVVTPLVGLGTILDTQLAALRSTFGPAVPISVVVGFGADALIAACPTFTYVRNDRWEHTDTAYGLGCALRGRPTTGVLWLPGDVVCDAAVLEALGGPMAAGESCAVVTGMSNRANAVRFTLDPEGRLRQLAPGLREGLGELAGINYVAPADRARFIAALESCAHSDRAEYALALAIAGGMWVHPVEVDGSLLVDVDTDGDLRRAERLFDAASFQGSQSALPGQRGQIRSADASRS is encoded by the coding sequence ATGTCACCGGTTGATGGCAGTGCGTTGTCAGTCGTGATCCTCGCAGCAGGCGCCGGGCGCCGGCTGGGGCGCCCGTTCCCGAAGGTCGTCACCCCGTTGGTGGGCCTCGGGACGATCCTGGACACCCAGCTCGCGGCGTTGCGCTCGACCTTCGGGCCGGCCGTACCGATCAGCGTCGTCGTCGGTTTCGGTGCCGACGCCTTGATCGCCGCCTGTCCCACGTTCACCTACGTCCGCAACGACCGGTGGGAGCACACCGACACCGCCTACGGGCTGGGCTGCGCCCTGCGCGGCCGCCCGACCACCGGCGTGCTCTGGCTGCCCGGCGACGTGGTCTGCGACGCGGCGGTCCTCGAGGCGCTGGGCGGCCCGATGGCCGCCGGCGAGTCGTGCGCCGTGGTCACCGGCATGAGCAACCGCGCCAACGCGGTCCGGTTCACCCTCGACCCGGAGGGGCGGCTGCGGCAGTTGGCCCCCGGCCTGCGCGAGGGCCTGGGCGAGCTGGCCGGGATCAACTACGTCGCCCCAGCCGACCGGGCACGCTTCATTGCGGCGCTCGAGTCGTGCGCACACAGCGACCGGGCCGAGTACGCGCTGGCCCTGGCAATCGCCGGCGGCATGTGGGTGCACCCGGTCGAGGTCGACGGATCGCTGCTGGTCGACGTCGACACCGACGGCGACCTGCGCCGAGCCGAGCGCCTGTTCGACGCGGCGTCCTTCCAAGGATCCCAATCCGCGCTCCCCGGGCAGCGCGGCCAAATACGATCGGCGGATGCCTCCCGCAGTTGA
- a CDS encoding glycosyltransferase family 2 protein: MSGDATADGSAAGRRPPGVAVVMPVLNESRHLRAAVRAILAQDYAGPMEVVLALGPSSDDTDKIAAELAGSDPRIRLVENPAGATPCGLNAAIEASTHEVVVRVDGHSMLPPDYVRTAVEVLVESGADNVGGIMAAEGVTPFEQAVARAMCSRLGIGGSRFHLGGQAGPVETVYLGVFRREILQRVGGFDPTLRRAQDWELNHRIRKAGGVVWFTPRLQVTYRPRADLRALARQFYRTGQWRRGVVRRMPETANARYLAPPAVVLALVGGAALAVAGKRIGWAAPAGYAAAVISGSAVTGRDLPRGAAARLPIVFATMHLAWGAGFLLSPKDLIPAPSPRV, from the coding sequence GTGAGCGGCGACGCGACGGCCGACGGCAGCGCCGCCGGCCGGAGGCCCCCGGGCGTCGCGGTCGTCATGCCGGTGCTCAACGAGTCCCGGCACCTGCGGGCCGCCGTCAGGGCGATCCTGGCCCAGGACTACGCCGGTCCGATGGAGGTCGTGCTCGCCCTCGGGCCGTCCAGCGACGACACCGACAAGATCGCCGCCGAACTGGCCGGGTCCGACCCGCGGATCCGATTGGTCGAGAACCCGGCCGGGGCCACCCCGTGCGGGCTCAACGCGGCCATCGAGGCGAGCACCCACGAGGTCGTCGTCCGGGTCGACGGTCACTCGATGTTGCCGCCGGACTACGTCCGCACCGCGGTCGAGGTGCTCGTCGAGAGCGGGGCCGACAACGTCGGCGGGATCATGGCCGCGGAGGGCGTCACGCCGTTCGAGCAGGCCGTGGCGCGGGCGATGTGCAGTCGGCTGGGTATCGGCGGTTCGCGGTTCCACCTGGGCGGCCAGGCCGGCCCGGTCGAGACGGTGTACCTCGGGGTGTTCCGTCGGGAGATCCTGCAGCGCGTCGGGGGGTTCGACCCCACCCTGCGCCGCGCCCAGGACTGGGAGCTCAACCACCGCATCCGCAAGGCGGGCGGAGTCGTGTGGTTCACCCCGCGGCTGCAGGTGACCTACCGGCCCCGGGCCGACCTGCGGGCCTTGGCCCGGCAGTTCTACCGGACGGGCCAATGGCGCCGCGGCGTCGTCCGCCGGATGCCGGAGACCGCCAATGCCCGCTACCTGGCCCCGCCGGCAGTGGTGCTCGCCTTGGTCGGCGGCGCCGCCCTGGCCGTCGCCGGGAAGCGCATCGGCTGGGCCGCCCCGGCGGGCTACGCCGCCGCTGTGATCTCCGGGTCCGCGGTGACCGGCCGCGACCTGCCGCGGGGCGCGGCGGCCCGGCTCCCGATCGTGTTCGCCACCATGCACCTGGCCTGGGGCGCCGGGTTCCTGCTCAGCCCCAAGGACCTGATCCCCGCACCCTCGCCCCGCGTATGA
- a CDS encoding glycosyltransferase — protein MKRGDRDERSERRMRIALLAPANNVHTHKWLDYYDRRGIDVYVISLEPHRDTEERNWPRVRIRYLPLVHSNKAAYLLTVPRLRTLLAQADPDLVHAHYVSSYGFLGAMANRHPYVVSVWGSDIYDFPDAGPVQRRMVEFALSRADAICSTSEVMRARTARYTDKPIAVTPFGVDTVAFAPAPRPPDDRVVFGIVKTMDSKYGIDVLLRAFAELVGTSGPVTDKCDLVVVGGGPKLAEYTELAAALGLGDRVRFLGKVPHADVPALIQGFDVFVVPSVLDSESFGVAAVEAQACGLPVIVSAVGGLTEVVRDGVTGYVVPPRDPSALAAAMAQLAQRPELRGLLGGAGRAHAVDHYTWERNAALMLDVYARLDVTRK, from the coding sequence GTGAAGCGGGGCGACCGGGACGAGCGCTCCGAACGCCGGATGCGCATCGCGCTGCTGGCCCCGGCGAACAACGTCCACACGCACAAGTGGCTGGACTACTACGACAGGCGCGGCATCGACGTCTATGTGATCAGCCTCGAGCCGCACCGTGACACCGAGGAACGGAACTGGCCCCGGGTGCGCATCCGGTACCTGCCGCTGGTGCACTCGAACAAGGCCGCCTACCTGCTCACCGTCCCGAGGTTGCGGACGCTGCTGGCGCAGGCCGACCCCGACCTGGTGCACGCCCACTACGTCTCCAGCTACGGCTTCCTCGGCGCGATGGCCAACCGGCACCCGTACGTGGTCTCGGTCTGGGGATCGGACATCTACGACTTCCCGGACGCCGGTCCGGTCCAGCGGCGCATGGTCGAGTTCGCGCTGTCCCGCGCCGATGCGATCTGCTCGACCAGCGAGGTCATGCGGGCCCGGACCGCGCGCTACACCGACAAGCCGATCGCGGTGACGCCGTTCGGCGTCGACACCGTGGCCTTCGCTCCGGCTCCGCGACCGCCGGACGACCGGGTCGTCTTCGGCATCGTGAAGACGATGGACTCCAAGTACGGCATCGACGTGCTGCTGCGCGCCTTCGCCGAACTGGTCGGCACCTCCGGCCCGGTCACCGACAAGTGCGACCTGGTGGTCGTCGGCGGGGGCCCGAAGCTGGCCGAGTACACCGAACTGGCCGCCGCCTTGGGCCTCGGCGACCGGGTCCGCTTCCTCGGCAAGGTCCCGCACGCGGATGTGCCGGCGCTGATCCAGGGCTTCGACGTGTTCGTGGTCCCCTCTGTGCTGGACAGCGAGAGCTTCGGGGTGGCGGCGGTCGAGGCGCAGGCCTGCGGTCTGCCGGTGATCGTCTCGGCGGTCGGCGGGCTGACCGAGGTGGTCCGCGACGGCGTGACCGGCTACGTCGTGCCGCCCCGCGACCCGTCCGCACTGGCCGCCGCCATGGCGCAGTTGGCGCAGCGGCCCGAACTACGCGGGCTGCTCGGGGGCGCGGGTCGGGCTCATGCGGTGGATCACTACACCTGGGAACGCAACGCGGCGCTCATGCTGGATGTTTACGCCCGGCTGGACGTGACGCGGAAGTGA
- a CDS encoding CDP-alcohol phosphatidyltransferase family protein yields MSPAARPSLAELRAVAQPPAVLSRANAEHWAGLAYGRKISIHVTRALVNTRITPDGITWGMILAGGLSAVSLSFPGVWTAVLAALLIQVQLILDCSDGELARWRQKTGASGVYLDRIGHYVTEAGLTAALGIRAGGGWGSLNGWATVGFATATVTLLVKAETDLVHTARALAKLPPTADGEQTIRAAGLRGARAVFGWVPIHRALLALEFSFVAMLAAVGDSIFGTHNCTKGLCAAMLPIAIFVAGGHLLAILLSNRLRPPAPEPMVRP; encoded by the coding sequence ATGAGTCCGGCGGCGCGGCCCTCGTTGGCCGAGCTCCGAGCGGTGGCGCAGCCACCTGCTGTGCTGTCCCGGGCCAACGCCGAACACTGGGCCGGCCTTGCCTACGGCCGCAAGATCTCGATCCACGTCACCCGGGCGCTGGTGAACACGCGGATCACGCCCGACGGCATCACCTGGGGGATGATCCTCGCGGGCGGCCTGTCCGCGGTCAGCCTGTCGTTCCCCGGAGTCTGGACTGCGGTGCTCGCGGCGCTGCTGATCCAGGTCCAGCTGATCCTCGACTGCTCCGACGGCGAACTGGCCCGCTGGCGGCAGAAGACCGGGGCCAGTGGGGTCTACCTGGACCGCATCGGGCACTACGTCACCGAGGCCGGGCTGACCGCCGCGCTGGGCATCCGGGCCGGCGGCGGCTGGGGCTCGCTGAACGGCTGGGCCACGGTGGGCTTCGCGACCGCCACCGTCACCCTCCTCGTGAAGGCCGAGACCGACCTGGTGCATACAGCGCGCGCGTTGGCCAAGCTGCCGCCGACCGCCGACGGTGAGCAGACCATCCGGGCCGCCGGGTTGCGTGGCGCCCGGGCGGTGTTCGGCTGGGTGCCGATCCACCGGGCGCTGCTCGCCCTGGAGTTCTCGTTCGTTGCCATGCTGGCCGCGGTCGGTGACTCGATCTTCGGCACCCACAACTGCACCAAGGGGCTGTGCGCGGCGATGCTGCCGATTGCGATCTTCGTGGCGGGCGGACACCTGCTGGCGATCCTGCTGTCCAACCGACTGCGCCCGCCGGCGCCGGAACCGATGGTGCGCCCGTGA
- a CDS encoding ABC transporter permease, translated as MTVTVEQQVTVSPSRWRSVYSQRRILSLLIGRDLRIRYSDSTLGYFWSVLEPLLMAGVYWFVFTKVFTRGNGSEDPYIVFLLLGMLPWNWANAVMTGASRAISGEAKLVRSVDVPREIWVLRIIGSKFFEFLFSIPVLVFFMILLHKGVNEKIVWVPVAMVMEWVALTGIAMILAPVTVMMTDVERLVRIVVRMLFYLSPVVYSQDQIFGTHAKPKHLPEIVKQIYTLNPFNAILGLYRAGVYRADMPSLDLALRGSFVSLVLFVVGIWVFRRMEPAVLKEI; from the coding sequence ATGACGGTGACGGTTGAGCAGCAGGTGACGGTGAGCCCGTCGCGTTGGCGCTCGGTGTATTCGCAACGCCGGATCCTCAGCCTGCTGATCGGGCGCGACCTGCGGATCCGGTACTCCGACTCGACCCTCGGCTACTTCTGGTCGGTCCTCGAGCCGCTGCTGATGGCCGGCGTGTACTGGTTCGTGTTCACCAAGGTCTTCACCCGGGGCAACGGGTCCGAGGATCCCTACATCGTGTTCCTGCTACTTGGGATGCTGCCCTGGAACTGGGCGAACGCGGTGATGACCGGTGCGTCCCGGGCCATCTCCGGTGAGGCGAAACTGGTCCGCTCGGTCGACGTGCCCCGCGAGATCTGGGTGCTGCGGATCATCGGGTCGAAGTTCTTCGAGTTCCTGTTCTCGATCCCGGTTCTCGTGTTCTTCATGATCCTGCTGCACAAGGGCGTCAACGAGAAGATCGTCTGGGTGCCGGTCGCGATGGTCATGGAGTGGGTCGCGTTGACCGGGATCGCGATGATCCTGGCTCCGGTCACGGTGATGATGACCGACGTCGAGCGCCTGGTCCGGATCGTCGTGCGGATGCTCTTCTACTTGAGCCCGGTGGTCTACAGCCAGGACCAGATCTTCGGCACCCACGCCAAGCCGAAGCACCTCCCGGAGATCGTCAAGCAGATCTACACCCTCAACCCGTTCAACGCGATCCTGGGCCTCTACCGGGCCGGGGTCTACCGGGCCGACATGCCCTCGCTCGACCTGGCGCTGCGCGGCTCATTCGTTTCCCTGGTGCTGTTCGTGGTCGGGATCTGGGTGTTCCGGCGGATGGAACCCGCTGTGCTGAAGGAGATCTGA